A stretch of the Hyalangium minutum genome encodes the following:
- a CDS encoding zinc-binding dehydrogenase has product MKAVVFHEHGDERVLKLTEFQDPTVGARDVLVRVKAVALNHLDLWVRQGWPGLKLEMPHILGSDIAGVVEKVGPEVTDLSPGTEVLVNPGLSCGACAACLKGDDNLCPKYRIIGEHTRGGYAEFVSVPRQNILPKPSKLSFPEAACLPLTFLTAWTMLVRRADVKPGETVLVQAAGSGVGSAAVQICKLLGAKVIATASTEEKLKRAQALGADHVINYAEKDFLAEVKRITERRMVDVVFEHVGASTFEKSVACLPYGGRLVTCGATAGHEVKIDLRVLFYKRISLLGSTMGSKGDLFRILQLVEEGRLKPVLDRTLPLEEAAQAQQLLQNRNHFGNVVLLPSPL; this is encoded by the coding sequence ATGAAGGCGGTCGTGTTCCATGAGCACGGGGATGAGCGGGTCCTGAAACTGACGGAGTTTCAGGACCCCACCGTGGGCGCACGAGACGTGTTGGTGCGAGTCAAGGCCGTGGCGCTCAACCACCTGGACCTCTGGGTCCGCCAGGGGTGGCCGGGGCTCAAACTGGAGATGCCGCACATCCTCGGCAGCGACATTGCCGGAGTCGTCGAGAAGGTGGGGCCGGAGGTGACGGATCTGTCACCGGGCACCGAAGTGCTCGTGAACCCGGGCCTGTCCTGTGGCGCGTGCGCTGCGTGCCTCAAGGGGGACGACAACCTGTGTCCCAAGTATCGGATCATTGGAGAGCACACGCGCGGCGGGTACGCGGAGTTCGTCTCCGTGCCCCGGCAGAACATCCTGCCCAAGCCCTCGAAGCTCTCCTTCCCCGAGGCCGCCTGCCTGCCCCTCACGTTCCTCACCGCGTGGACGATGCTGGTGCGCCGCGCCGACGTGAAGCCGGGCGAGACGGTGCTGGTACAGGCCGCAGGCTCGGGCGTGGGCAGCGCGGCGGTGCAGATCTGCAAGCTGCTGGGCGCCAAGGTCATCGCCACCGCCTCGACCGAGGAGAAGCTGAAGCGAGCCCAGGCGCTCGGGGCGGACCACGTCATCAACTACGCGGAGAAGGACTTCCTGGCGGAGGTGAAGCGGATCACCGAGCGCCGCATGGTGGACGTCGTCTTCGAGCACGTGGGCGCCTCCACCTTCGAGAAGAGCGTGGCGTGCCTGCCCTACGGCGGGCGGCTCGTCACCTGCGGGGCGACGGCGGGCCATGAGGTGAAGATCGATCTCCGGGTGCTCTTCTACAAGCGCATCTCCCTGCTGGGCTCGACCATGGGCAGCAAGGGCGACCTGTTCCGCATCCTCCAACTGGTGGAGGAGGGCCGCCTCAAGCCGGTGCTGGACCGCACGCTGCCGCTGGAGGAAGCGGCCCAGGCCCAGCAGCTGCTCCAGAACCGGAACCACTTCGGCAACGTCGTCCTGCTCCCCTCGCCCCTGTGA
- a CDS encoding serine/threonine protein kinase, whose amino-acid sequence MKRLAVGGMAELFLAQEPPSPELVVLKRILPYLSEEPEFVQMFLDEARIAAQLHHPNIVQVYELGKLDNTIFIAMEFVEGVDLRRVVQEENKFGATVPYGVAAAICAQVAQGLDYAHFSKGVDGIPLELIHRDVSPQNVMIAYDGRVKIVDFGIAKAGTYVNRSKPGVIKGKFLYLAPEQVAQEKLDHRTDIFALGTMMYEITTGKSPFAKPTTEGILYAIRSEDPSPPHLLKDDYPTELSRIIMRCLVKDRNQRYQRASEVQRDLEAFLASGVIKQSTDISDYIARLMGEEEERTVLHIPVASAAKKDATRAMAPGLTARPGRRITGEGVPAPPSFDNEPEPPTQMARPREILAQKPPVDDTLDESIEAEVSELGDTAEPTGNQPAEFDDEEEMSTAIGTVPVGFVPPPLEPGESTVQERKSGRTSSSKGTVVSRRPTPPVERDTEPRARRPVSSPSRPKLADAEVDPSNPSISLTQPTGTGGLFEDEGEEQEELGEVEAPDTDERGAESISVTPPATGHRRRVAEAASQPPVSSTTGQRRRVLDEPSSASLSEPTVNQRNSRQRQVLRQEEEEPANTESGLSEMDDDSYPTEGIRSEPEDDESTAGYDQELEERAPQSRWLWVAVVVAVALVIGGLGIFWALRPFAEGTGESNGPPPPQPVLGAGAVAPTKQPAPPSEANPATPTEGTPTETEPPAGSEAVAAAQDPAQTDQGQTDPAGTSAAGEQDNPAGGALAAADTEGKTPEEASSANPGTGENPLGTSSTKTGGGETKVKPTGPLAEVKFKTNFALIKVNDKKVEPNKVLTYPAGRIELAWWCPPKKKREGSTVKVLKAGQRSPQVIEIRCKKNYR is encoded by the coding sequence ATCAAGCGGCTCGCGGTGGGAGGCATGGCGGAGCTTTTCCTCGCACAAGAGCCGCCCAGCCCTGAGCTGGTGGTGCTCAAGCGCATCCTCCCGTACCTGTCGGAGGAGCCGGAGTTCGTCCAGATGTTCCTGGACGAGGCCCGCATCGCCGCCCAGCTGCACCACCCGAACATCGTGCAGGTGTACGAGCTGGGGAAGCTCGACAACACCATCTTCATCGCGATGGAGTTCGTCGAGGGTGTGGACCTGCGCCGGGTGGTGCAGGAGGAGAACAAGTTCGGCGCCACCGTGCCCTACGGGGTCGCCGCCGCCATCTGCGCCCAGGTGGCTCAAGGGCTGGACTATGCGCACTTCTCCAAGGGCGTGGACGGCATTCCGCTCGAGCTGATCCACCGCGACGTCAGCCCGCAGAACGTGATGATCGCCTACGATGGGCGGGTCAAGATCGTCGACTTCGGCATCGCCAAGGCGGGCACCTACGTCAACCGCAGCAAGCCCGGCGTCATCAAGGGCAAGTTCCTCTACCTGGCCCCGGAGCAGGTGGCGCAGGAGAAGCTGGATCACCGGACCGACATCTTCGCGCTCGGCACGATGATGTACGAGATCACCACGGGGAAGAGCCCGTTCGCCAAGCCCACGACGGAAGGCATCCTCTACGCCATCCGCTCCGAGGATCCGTCTCCGCCGCACCTGCTCAAGGACGACTATCCCACCGAGCTGTCGCGCATCATCATGCGCTGCCTGGTGAAGGACCGGAACCAGCGCTACCAGCGCGCCTCCGAGGTGCAGCGAGACCTGGAGGCGTTCCTCGCCTCCGGGGTGATCAAGCAGAGCACGGACATCTCCGACTACATCGCGCGGCTCATGGGCGAGGAAGAGGAGCGCACGGTGCTCCACATCCCTGTCGCCTCCGCCGCGAAGAAGGATGCCACCCGGGCCATGGCTCCTGGGCTCACCGCGCGTCCGGGCCGTCGCATCACCGGAGAGGGCGTGCCCGCGCCGCCGAGCTTCGACAACGAGCCGGAGCCGCCCACGCAGATGGCCCGGCCCCGGGAGATCCTGGCGCAGAAGCCGCCGGTGGACGACACGCTGGACGAGTCCATTGAGGCCGAGGTCAGCGAGCTGGGCGATACGGCCGAACCGACAGGAAATCAGCCCGCGGAGTTCGATGACGAGGAAGAGATGAGCACCGCCATCGGCACGGTGCCGGTGGGCTTCGTGCCGCCTCCGCTCGAGCCCGGCGAGTCCACGGTGCAGGAGCGCAAGAGCGGGCGCACCTCCTCTTCGAAGGGGACCGTCGTTTCCCGGCGCCCCACACCTCCCGTCGAGCGGGACACGGAGCCTCGCGCCCGCCGCCCGGTGTCCTCGCCCTCGCGCCCCAAGCTCGCGGATGCCGAGGTGGATCCGTCCAATCCGTCCATCTCCCTGACCCAGCCGACGGGCACTGGGGGATTGTTCGAGGACGAAGGCGAGGAGCAGGAAGAGTTGGGAGAGGTAGAGGCGCCCGACACCGATGAGCGCGGCGCCGAGTCCATCTCCGTCACGCCGCCTGCGACGGGGCATCGCCGGCGCGTGGCCGAGGCCGCCTCGCAGCCGCCCGTGTCCTCCACCACGGGCCAGCGGCGGCGCGTGCTGGATGAGCCCTCGTCCGCCTCGCTGTCGGAGCCCACGGTGAACCAGCGGAACTCCCGGCAGCGGCAGGTGCTGCGCCAGGAGGAGGAGGAGCCCGCGAACACCGAGTCGGGCTTGTCCGAGATGGATGACGACTCCTATCCCACGGAGGGCATCCGGTCCGAGCCCGAGGATGACGAGTCCACCGCGGGCTATGACCAGGAGCTCGAAGAGCGCGCGCCGCAGAGCCGCTGGCTCTGGGTGGCCGTCGTCGTCGCCGTGGCGCTGGTGATCGGCGGGCTGGGGATCTTCTGGGCGCTGCGCCCGTTCGCCGAGGGGACAGGTGAGTCCAACGGACCGCCCCCTCCGCAGCCCGTCCTGGGGGCAGGTGCAGTGGCGCCCACGAAGCAGCCCGCACCTCCCTCGGAGGCGAACCCGGCCACCCCCACGGAAGGCACGCCCACGGAGACCGAGCCTCCCGCTGGCTCCGAGGCTGTCGCTGCGGCGCAGGACCCCGCGCAAACGGATCAGGGGCAGACGGATCCGGCGGGCACCTCTGCGGCGGGCGAACAGGACAACCCGGCGGGTGGGGCCTTGGCCGCTGCGGACACCGAGGGGAAGACTCCGGAGGAGGCCTCCTCGGCCAACCCAGGAACGGGCGAGAACCCGCTGGGAACCTCCAGCACGAAGACGGGCGGTGGTGAGACCAAGGTGAAGCCCACCGGACCGCTCGCGGAGGTGAAGTTCAAGACCAACTTCGCGCTGATCAAGGTCAACGACAAGAAGGTGGAGCCTAATAAGGTCCTGACTTATCCCGCGGGCCGTATCGAGCTCGCCTGGTGGTGCCCTCCCAAGAAGAAGCGCGAGGGCAGCACTGTCAAGGTTCTCAAGGCCGGGCAACGCTCGCCCCAGGTCATCGAGATCCGCTGCAAGAAAAACTACAGATAA